Part of the Bacteroidota bacterium genome is shown below.
GGGCCTGATCCCTGGTCTAACTATACACTGGTGGTTGATAGCAATCGCAAGTCTCCTTCTCGTCCACGAGTTCGCCCATGGTTTCGTGACGCGGGCTCAGGGCATCCCGATAAAATCCATGGGTGGCTTATTTCTGGTTGTCATTCCGGGAGCCTTTGTTGAGCCTGATGAGAAAAAACTAAAAGGCGCACCCGTGTTCAAACGTTTGCGGATCTTTGGAGTGGGTTCGTTCGCGAATGTGTTGTTCGCATTCCTCTGCCTTGGAATCATCCTTCTTCTTCTTACTCCTAAACCTGGCGTGTACGTTTGGGGTGTGAGAGAAAATGGTCCTTCAGAAAACTTCTTGACCCCAGGTATGCACATACTGGGCCTCGACAATGTACCGCTCGAAAGTTGGGGCGATTATTACGATTTTATTGAAAATGTTAACCCAGGAGAAAATGTTAGTATTTTGACTGAAAATGGAATTCTCACGGTTGTCACGGATAACTATCGTTCGGAAAACGAGGGCGACCTCGGCATCTGGCCAGCTTCGGCGATTCCTCGTTCCAACTTTATTAACCCACTAACTGGGATGGGGGTGATGGTTTTAGAGCTAACCGGTCAACCAGTATTCCACCCGTACCTCTACGACTCGCTGGCCCCATGGTGGTTGATAGATGCCCTGAAGTGGATATTCGTCCTCAACCTTGGCATAGGGTTGTTTCAGCTCTTGCCGATAATGCCGCTGGATGGAGGTTACCTCTTCCAAGGTGTGGTCGAGGCGGCGAGCTCCAAACGAACATCTAGACGCGTGGCTCGCGCGCTCTCGTTCATCGTGCTTGCATTACTACTCGTGAATTTCGTACCTCTATTCACGTGATGAAATGGCC
Proteins encoded:
- a CDS encoding site-2 protease family protein, which translates into the protein MLVVLTTVLQMLEWILIALALLALFWLFLVLANRRYHLEKRGFTITPGVLMWRTKRGLRFIDRVGGTCRRGWLAFGTVAAVIGVALMIFMLFGLCLNAFLVLSRPEVSLPGVRFALPGLIPGLTIHWWLIAIASLLLVHEFAHGFVTRAQGIPIKSMGGLFLVVIPGAFVEPDEKKLKGAPVFKRLRIFGVGSFANVLFAFLCLGIILLLLTPKPGVYVWGVRENGPSENFLTPGMHILGLDNVPLESWGDYYDFIENVNPGENVSILTENGILTVVTDNYRSENEGDLGIWPASAIPRSNFINPLTGMGVMVLELTGQPVFHPYLYDSLAPWWLIDALKWIFVLNLGIGLFQLLPIMPLDGGYLFQGVVEAASSKRTSRRVARALSFIVLALLLVNFVPLFT